The Mugil cephalus isolate CIBA_MC_2020 chromosome 19, CIBA_Mcephalus_1.1, whole genome shotgun sequence genome has a window encoding:
- the edf1 gene encoding endothelial differentiation-related factor 1 homolog has translation MAESDWDTVTVLRKKGPTAAQAKSKQAITAAQRRGEDVETTKKWTAGQNKQHLVTKNTAKLDRETEELHHDRVPLEVGKVIQQGRQEKGLTQKDLATKINEKPQVIADYECGRAIPNNQVMGKIERAIGLKLRGRDIGKPLEAKPKKK, from the exons atggcAGAAAGCGACTGGGACACCGTAACTGTCTTGAGGAAGAAGGGGCCGACTGCTGCCCAGGCCAAATCCAAGCAG GCGATTACTGCTGCTCAGAGACGTGGGGAAGATGTTGAGACAACCAAGAAat GGACTGCTGGACAGAATAAacagcatcttgtgacaaaaaaTACGGCCAAACTGGACCGCGAGACAGAGGAGCTACACCATGACAGGGTTCCCCTTGAGGTCGGTAAGGTCATTCAACAAGGCAGACAGGAGAAGGGCTTGACCCAGAAAGACCTGGCCACT aaaattaatgaaaagcCCCAAGTCATTGCAGACTATGAGTGCGGGAGAGCAATTCCTAACAACCAGGTCATGGGCAAAATCGAGAGAGCAATCG GTCTGAAACTACGTGGGAGGGATATTGGCAAACCCCTCGAGGCAAAACCCAagaagaaatga
- the prrc2b gene encoding protein PRRC2B, whose translation MSDRLGQITKSKDGKSKYSSLSLFDKYKGKSIETQKNTVVPRHGLQSLGKVATARRMPPPAHLPSLKSENKGNDPNVIIVPKDGTGWANKQEQPEQKSSIASIPQLPELQPQPALQKSVSNLQKPSPVANQENTNTGGPKQWAQLNGKAVEQDGSRASNRLQPFSHEEFPTLKAAGEQDRVGKERSGFDPSYGPGPSLRPQNVTSWREGGGRNLQPSSLTLSLPADPEGKPTALGENGTPPASSHPTSATGTTTSSVVTAQSPGLDPKEPSLRPAQPVRRTTVPTALQYQLHHTSTAVYHDMLPAFMCSKETREAPGTDHVPTTVAAPARFESKPTFRQSYNKPELVNGDARRESRFVRAPPRLSTQPIRRPGDRPLRPAIINPEDLKDLDELDNDCEDGWAGLHEEVDYSEKLKFSDDEEEHSSGDKSKMWAEWERERENQRDCQSSLSSGEASYPQEGPEESYSYQHHHHEPPRKTNGRYLSTDTQKNPGESLTDQDDPQRQSQTQAPARAKYVSPELSEAVERARRRREEEERRAREERLAACAEKLKKLDEKFGKTERQMSRTEDGQKEIEGKEIPLSPSREQIKSHPENWQYSTKDGSECPPDNSVGHSYREDPAFSTYRGSEDDGQEPSSPSGDYGGRHPSKPVPPRFQKQPQHHQQQQEQVFKVQPWQQSGHPAPSGSQRGYYPPHVLGFDPRWMMMPPFMDPRMTQGRSPVDYYPGPVHSSGMVKPIMHQDHLNSPGSDEGCHPNLHQERRAPSTEPYPVWNQEGYPLRSFTPPYQRQHESSDSGQPEERGDRASSQQDSYEERANDCLTHIQDDLPHHAYQSRGSDRELHHHDQGLLTTAQNLSQNPSESEYPKQDKHLKDGLESHDETFDGSKDNWKRDGSQKQDGGLNSAQSQWSEASSSSSSSISQPSENSGRTLTRRTGPIKKPVLKALKVEDKENEKPKPEPEEKVVPYRLEKEVLTNVYDLKKDNQPATNRRSASPVIEKQPEERQRQSPAPSKMDRPLSTHIDDSPKESAWGGGKNQSPRESQENREPQAPRRNNWIFIDEEQAFGGVRGTGRGRSRGFREFSSRGGTRGGRGGDNLRGPYNNNNNGSGAQRAGRGRGPPRDLIKVEEFQRGKPRRRNVSETLSEASEYEELPKRRRQKGSENGEGYTESGEVRKADRDSWRSNKVYTDDQAAPDSREKTKVGRGFGGRVLPPRLNAAGGYSRGFGGSRDISTWRGRGPQFSGGSSGSMQENGYGPGAETTYTRRPPVERDALKYNPKFAGSFLENGTEDREGEYYFDNDNPDRQMLRRRRPPRQDKPPRFRRLQQEREPGSNQWTSDEYINGDFANPWPGRSKGTADDNWPSGHYSGRSSQHGQAEEWETGSDNSEFSDWREKRGGSGGVATQGHGDIPSDSGHSEPGSVEKRELSKRSFSSQRPLVERQNRKGEPSLLDASKMTRASDNPPTLSSNRSDSWQNGGTSCKSRSPDDSGPVYSIEQPPEDREPSDPSGKKMDKDLKPGPVKTDIAEPLSQLSSYTIEGDTGGPGSNPDGYQDGLSKKQRRPQEDDRRRKEQGTSVPVKNRTITSKIPPRFAKKQGSMSIEQPEDAISSNNLGTEIWETNSSALSVQSSGGDSWTKQVSYAGSEPNSEDSDPGPEQSKEQHKPGPIGNERSLKHRKGSEGVDRLEGGPITPVNGVDLHVDTVLPVPPIEFGVSAKDSDFSLPPGSTPVPVSNPVNKLQDALTTNTALNQGIPMLRSNHLQPGINLNPISFPSADLTLKMESARKAWENSQSLPEQGSPGGGASGAQPPCSVGSSTGVSYSSFGGVSMPPMPVASVAPSMSMQGNHIPPLYLDGHVFPSQPRLVPPTMTQQQTYQQAAAQQIPISLHTSLQAQAQLGLRGGLPVSQSQEMFSSIPPFRSQVYMHPNLSQPSPMVLSGGAPLKGPYSAFPGMQPSDMVKQQSGSHYQPMNGSQQLVYDSQMNQGPGMGSSQLMDSQLIQVTMPLPGSQLRYGSAQQHLILPQSIQLQQGQNLSVGAPRRMLPPGSQAVMTGSREGSQMEMKGFQFSDKPSHSPGMSGGSYRPGSASPSGKNSGPGGPVGPLPTHFAQQVQSAQGGMVMHMRPPTTGPFPTTTGHFPNPIQRPGMQGNKPVIIRSTPYPNPGRDPSHSTPPSAPEPQVKGPEDGMKNKTMRDVRKAVGEGKVPSGGMTSKLQEPLPSSGQAKPARTGAIKPQAVKVEEGKA comes from the exons ATGTCCGATCGTTTGGGGCAAATAACCAAGTCCAAGGATGGGAAAAGCAAGTATTCCTCACTCAGCCTATTTGACAAGTACAAGGGAAAATCAATAGAAACCCAGAAAAACACAG TAGTTCCGCGACATGGCTTGCAGAGTCTTGGAAAAGTGGCCACAGCCCGGCGCATGCCCCCACCTGCTCACCTGCCGAGCTTGAAGtctgaaaacaaaggaaacgaTCCCAACGTGATTATAGTGCCCAAAGACGGTACAGGATGGGCGAACAAGCAGGAACAACCAGAGCAAAAGAG TTCTATTGCATCAATACCACAGCTGCCGGAGTTGCAGCCACAGCCGGCTTTACAGAAATCTGTCTCCAATCTTCAGAAGCCCTCACCAGTAGCCAACCAGGAG aacacaaacacaggtggACCAAAGCAATGGGCCCAGCTAAATGGAAAGGCAGTAGAGCAAGATG GTTCAAGGGCCTCAAACCGACTTCAGCCCTTCTCTCACGAGGAATTTCCCACGCTGAAGGCAGCTGGAGAACAGGACAGAGTTGGCAAGGAAAGAAGCGGCTTCGATCCGTCGTATGGGCCCGGACCAAGCCTCCGCCCCCAGA ATGTGACGAGCTGGAGGGAAGGTGGTGGCAGGAACCTTCAGCCCTCGTCCCTGACCCTCAGCCTGCCAGCAGATCCTGAGGGTAAACCCACTGCCCTGGGTGAGAACGGCACCCCTCCAGCCTCATCTCACCCCACCTCTGCCACCGGCACCACCACCTCGAGCGTAGTGACGGCTCAGTCACCAGGCCTCGACCCCAAGGAGCCTTCCCTACGACCCGCCCAGCCTGTGCGCAGAACAACCGTCCCTACTGCCCTGCAGTACCAGCTTCATCACACTTCAACTGCTGTTTACCATGACATGTTGCCCGCATTT ATGTGCTCTAAAGAGACACGTGAAGCCCCAGGTACTGATCATGTTCCTACCACCGTAGCAGCCCCAGCCAGGTTTGAGAGTAAACCCACTTTTAGGCAGAGTTACAACAAACCTGAACTTGTCAA TGGTGATGCTAGAAGAGAGAGCCGCTTTGTTCGCGCTCCTCCTCGACTCTCTACTCAGCCAATCCGCAGGCCTGGAGACAGACCACTTCGCCCTGCCATTATTAATCCAGAGGATTTGAAGGATCTGGATGAGCTTGACAATGACTGTGAGGATGGATGGGCCG gacTTCATGAAGAAGTTGATTATAGTGAGAAGCTCAAGTTCAGTGATGACGAAGAAGAACACTCTTCCGGAGATAAAAGCAAGATGTG GGCTgagtgggagagggagcgagagaacCAGCGGGACTGCCAATCCTCCCTTAGTTCAGGGGAGGCATCTTACCCTCAGGAGGGCCCAGAGGAGAGTTATTCCTACCAACATCACCACCACGAGCCTCCTAGGAAGACGAACGGCAGATACCTCTCTACGGACACCCAG AAAAATCCAGGTGAGTCACTGACTGACCAGGATGATCCCCAGCGGCAGTCTCAGACTCAAGCACCGGCGAGGGCAAAGTATGTTTCACCTGAGCTGTCTGAGGCTGTTGAGAGAGCACGCAGGCGtcgggaggaggaagagaggcgTGCCCGCGAGGAACGGCTGGCTGCATGCGctgaaaaactcaaaaaactgGATGAGAAGTTTGGGAAGACTGAAAGACAGATGTCAAGGACAGAGGATGGCCAGAAGGAGATAGAGGGCAAAGAAATCCCGTTGTCCCCAAGCAGGGAGCAGATTAAAAGTCACCCTGAGAACTGGCAGTACAGCACAAAAG ATGGAAGTGAGTGCCCCCCAGACAACTCTGTTGGCCATAGTTACCGTGAAGATCCTGCCTTCTCTACCTACCGTGGCAGTGAAGATGATGGCCAGGagccctcctccccctctggtGACTACGGTGGGCGCCATCCTTCCAAACCAGTACCACCACGCTTTCAAAAGCAGCCacaacaccaccagcagcagcag GAGCAGGTGTTCAAAGTGCAGCCTTGGCAGCAGTCCGGTCACCCTGCTCCATCGGGTTCCCAGCGTGGCTACTACCCACCACATGTTCTTGGTTTTGATCCCCGCTGGATGATGATGCCGCCTTTCATGGATCCCCGCATGACCCAAGGACGATCTCCTGTGGACTACTACCCTGGTCCTGTCCACTCTTCAG gaATGGTAAAACCCATCATGCATCAAGACCATTTGAACAGTCCTGGTTCTGATGAGGGATGCCATCCCAACCTACACCAGGAGAGACGAGCCCCTTCCACTGAGCCTTACCCTGTATGGAACCAAGAAGGTTACCCCTTGCGTAGCTTTACTCCACCTTACCAGAGACAACATGAAAGTTCAGATAGTGGCCAGCCTGAAGAAAG AGGTGATAGGGCCTCCTCCCAACAGGACTCCTATGAGGAGAGAGCCAATGATTGCCTGACGCACATTCAAGATGATCTCCCACATCATGCTTACCAGAGCAGAGGCTCGGACCGAGAGCTTCATCACCATGACCAAGGCTTGCTCACCACTGCTCAGAACCTCTCACAGAATCCGTCAGAGAGTGAGTACCCAAAACAAGACAAGCATCTGAAAGATGGCCTTGAATCTCACGATGAGACTTTCGATGGGTCCAAAGACAACTGGAAAAGAGATGGAAGCCAGAAACAAGATGGGGGACTCAACAGTGCCCAAAGCCAGTGGTCCGAAGCTAGCTCCAGTTCCAGTAGCAGTATCAGCCAGCCATCTGAGAACAGTGGGCGAACCTTGACTCGCAGAACCGGGCCCATCAAGAAACCAGTCCTTAAGGCTCTCAAGGTCGAAGataaagagaatgaaaagcCTAAACCTGAGCCTGAGGAGAAGGTTGTCCCCTACCGCCTGGAGAAAGAAGTCCTGACCAATGTTTATGACTTGAAGAAAGATAACCAGCCTGCCACCAACAGGCGTTCAGCCTCACCTGTTATTGAGAAACAGCCTGAAGAAAGGCAGCGTCAGTCACCAGCTCCGAGTAAAATGGACAGGCCCCTGAGCACCCACATTGACGACTCTCCCAAGGAGAGCGCCTGGGGCGGTGGAAAGAACCAGTCACCTAGAGAGAGCCAGGAAAACCGAGAACCCCAGGCACCACGGCGTAATAACTGGATTTTTATTGATGAAGAACAAGCGTTTGGTGGAGTCAGGGGCACAGGGAGAGGCCGCAGTCGAGGCTTTAGGGAATTTAGCTCTAGAGGTGGAACCCGTGGTGGCCGAGGTGGAGATAATCTCAGAGGGCcttacaacaacaataacaacggCAGTGGTGCTCAGCGGGCAGGCAGAGGTCGAGGCCCGCCCCGGGACCTTATCAAGGTTGAGGAGTTCCAGAGGGGTAAGCCCCGTAGGCGAAATGTCAGCGAGACCTTGAGTGAAGCTTCCGAGTACGAAGAACTTCCCAAGAGGCGCCGCCAGAAGGGATCTGAAAATGGAGAAGGTTACACAGAGTCTGGAGAAGTCCGAAAAGCTGATAGAGACTCTTGGAGATCCAACAAAGTGTACACCGATGACCAGGCAGCACCAGACTCCAGAGAAAAGACCAAGGTCGGTAGGGGCTTTGGAGGTCGCGTGTTGCCACCCAGACTGAACGCAGCTGGTGGCTACAGCCGAGGTTTTGGAGGATCCAGGGATATTTCTACGTGGAGAGGCCGTGGACCCCAGTTCAGTGGCGGCAGCAGTGGCTCCATGCAAGAAAATGGCTATGGTCCTGGAGCCGAGACTACTTACACCCGCAGACCCCCAGTGGAACGTGACGCCCTCAAGTACAATCCGAAATTCGCTGGCTCCTTCTTGGAAAATGGCACAGAGGACCGTGAAGGGGAATACTACTTTGACAATGACAACCCTGACAGGCAGATGTTAAGGAGACGACGACCTCCACGTCAAGACAAGCCTCCACGTTTCCGTCGTCTGCAACAAGAGCGTGAGCCTGGGTCAAACCAATGGACAAGTGATGAGTACATAAATGGTGACTTTGCAAATCCCTGGCCGGGTCGCTCCAAAGGCACTGCAGATGACAACTGGCCCAGTGGCCATTACTCTGGGCGCTCTAGCCAGCACGGTCAGGCGGAGGAATGGGAGACGGGATCGGACAACAGTGAGTTCAGTGACTGGAGAGAGAAGCGAGGTGGAAGCGGAGGTGTTGCTACACAGGGACATGGTGACATCCCCTCAGATTCTGGCCATAGTGAACCAGGCTCTGTCGAGAAGAGGGAGCTTTCCAAGAGAAGCTTCTCCAGTCAGAGACCTTTGGTGGAACGGCAGAACAGGAAAGGAGAGCCGTCACTGCTGGATGCGAGCAAGATGACTCGTGCATCTGATAATCCTCCCACGTTGTCCTCTAACAGGAGTGATTCTTGGCAGAATGGAGGGACTTCTTGTAAGAG TCGGAGTCCAGATGATTCAGGCCCAGTCTACAGCATAGAGCAGCCGCCAGAGGATAGAGAGCCCAGTGACCCCTCAGGGAAGAAAATGGACAAGGATCTGAAGCCTGGACCTGTCAAGACAGACATTGCTGAACCTCTCTCACAGCTCAGCAGCTACACAA TTGAGGGAGATACAGGGGGACCTGGTTCGAATCCAGACGGATACCAGGATGGCTTATCCAAAAAGCAAAGACGTCCACAGGAAGATGAtagaaggaggaaggaacagGGAACCAGT GTGCCGGTGAAAAACAGAACCATCACATCCAAGATACCACCGCGCTTTGCCAAAAAGCAGGGAAGCATGAGCATTGAACAACCCGAGGATGCAATTTCTTCCAACAATCTTGGAACTGAAATTTGGGAGACCAACAGCTCAG ctctTTCAGTGCAATCTTCAGGTGGAGACTCGTGGACTAAACAGGTGTCTTACGCTGGGAGTGAGCCCAACTCTGAG GACTCCGATCCTGGCCCAGAACAGAGTAAAGAGCAGCACAAACCAGGGCCCATTGGAAATGAACGCTCCCTGAAGCACCGTAAGGGCTCTGAAGGTGTGGATCGGCTGGAAGGTGGCCCTATCACACCAGTCAACGGCGTGGACCTCCATGTGGATACGGTGCTACCTGTGCCTCCTATTGAGTTTGGTGTCAGTGCCAAAGACTCAGATTTCAGTCTACCACCGGGTTCTACACCAGTGCCTGTGTCCAATCCTGTAAACAAGCTTCAGGACGCACTTACCACCAAT ACGGCTCTCAATCAGGGTATCCCCATGCTGCGTTCCAACCACCTGCAGCCTGGCATTAACCTCAACCCTATATCCTTCCCCAGTGCCGACCTCACTCTCAAG ATGGAGTCAGCACGTAAAGCGTGGGAGAACTCCCAGTCTCTGCCTGAGCAGGGCTCTCCTGGTGGAGGTGCTTCGGGTGCCCAGCCTCCCTGCAGTGTTGGCTCATCCACTGGTGTCAGCTACAGTTCTTTTGGAGGCGTTTCCATGCCTCCAATGCCTGTTGCATCAGTTGCGCCCTCCATGTCCATGCAAG GTAATCATATTCCCCCATTGTACTTGGATGGTCACGTCTTTCCAAGCCAGCCGCGCCTCGTACCTCCCACCATGACCCAGCAACAGACCTACCAACag GCTGCAGCCCAGCAGATCCCCATCTCTCTACACACATCTcttcaggctcaggctcagctGGGGCTTCGGGGTGGTCTACCCGTCTCTCAGTCCCAAGAGATGTTCAGCTCCATTCCTCCCTTCAG GTCCCAGGTTTACATGCACCCCAACCTGTCACAGCCCAGCCCCATGGTGCTATCAGGCGGAGCCCCTCTCAAGGGCCCTTACTCTGCTTTCCCTGGTATGCAGCCGTCAGACATGGTCAAGCAGCAGTCGGGCTCTCACTACCAGCCTATGAACGGCAGCCAGCAGCTAGTTTATGACAGCCAGATGAACCAGGGGCCCGGCATGGGTTCCTCACAATTAATGGACTCTCAACTCATCCAG GTGACTATGCCCCTGCCTGGCTCTCAGCTGCGCTACGGCTCAGCTCAGCAACATCTCATCCTCCCACAGTCTATTCAGCTGCAACAGGGACAGAACTTGTCAGTGGGAGCCCCGCGACGAATGCTGCCACCAGGCTCTCAGGCAGTCATGACTGGCAGCAGAGAG GGCTCACAGATGGAAATGAAAGGTTTCCAGTTCTCTGATAAGCCCAGTCATTCGCCAGGCATGTCTGGAGGTTCATACAG GCCTGGTTCTGCCAGCCCCAGTGGAAAAAACTCCGGTCCTGGGGGGCCAGTAGGTCCTCTTCCTACACATTTTGCTCAGCAG GTTCAATCTGCTCAAGGCGGCATGGTGATGCACATGCGCCCCCCCACCACAGGCCCTttccccaccaccacaggcCATTTCCCTAACCCCATACAAAGACCTGGCATGCAAGGCAACAAGCCTGTCATCATCCGCTCCACCCCTTACCCTAATCCCGGCCGCGACCCCTCCCACTCCACCCCTCCTTCGGCCCCCGAGCCCCAAGTCAAAGGGCCAGAAGATGGCATGAAG AATAAAACGATGCGAGACGTGCGCAAGGCGGTGGGGGAGGGCAAAGTACCATCCGGGGGCATGACCAGCAAACTCCAGGAGCCCCTGCCCTCCTCGGGTCAGGCCAAACCAGCACGCACCGGAGCCATCAAACCCCAGGCTGTCAAAGTAGAAGAGGGCAAGGCATAA
- the LOC124996769 gene encoding inactive phospholipid phosphatase 7, with amino-acid sequence MPSSSNVRSRARERNSVLSRPEFISLNQPLRGGGGAGPSESRGSSRRPGQIKNQTSQQSEESADSGSKDRRESTKMPEEDCMQLNPSFKGIAMNSLLAIDICLSKRMGVCAYTSSPWGGCRSMVALLALTGHGITWIIGTIVCLTRSNTLAGQEVLVNLLLALILDVMTVAGVQRLVKRRGPWEMTPGFLDCVAMDVYSFPAAHASRAAMVSKFLLSHLVLAVPLRILLVLWAFLVGVSRVLLGKHHLTDMVCGFALGMFHFSLMETVWLSSSTCQTIISISTFSWSPSF; translated from the exons ATGCCCTCGAGTTCTAACGTGAGATCCAGGGCGCGGGAGAGAAACAGCGTCCTGAGCAGACCCGAGTTCATATCCCTCAACCAGCCCCtccgcggcggcggcggcgccggCCCCTCTGAGAGCCGCGGCAGCTCCAGGCGGCCGGGCCAAATCAAGAACCAAACGAGCCAGCAGAGCGAGGAATCCGCCGACAGTGGCAGCAAGGACCGGAGAGAGTCCACCAAAATGCCAGAGGAAGACTGCATGCAGCTGAACCCTTCCTTCAAGGGGATAGCCATGAACTCCCTCCTCGCCATTGACATCTGCCTGTCCAAGCGCATGGGTGTGTGCGCCTACACGTCGTCCCCGTGGGGAGGCTGCCGCTCCATGGTCGCCCTGCTGGCGCTCACTGGGCACGGCATCACGTGGATCATTGGCACCATTGTGTGTCTCACGCGGAGTAACACTCTGGCGGGACAAGAGGTCCTTGTCAACCTGCTGCTCG CCCTCATCCTTGATGTCATGACCGTGGCGGGGGTCCAGAGGCTGGTGAAGCGGAGGGGGCCCTGGGAGATGACGCCGGGCTTCCTGGACTGCGTCGCCATGGACGTGTACTCCTTCCCCGCGGCTCACGCCAGCCGGGCGGCCATGGTCTCCAAGTTCCTGCTGTCCCACCTGGTCCTGGCCGTGCCGCTCCGCATCCTGCTGGTGCTGTGGGCCTTCCTGGTGGGCGTGTCCCGCGTCCTCCTGGGCAAGCACCACCTGACGGATATGGTGTGCGGCTTCGCCCTGGGCATGTTCCACTTCAGCCTGATGGAAACGGTGTGGCTCTCGTCGAGCACCTGCCAGACTATCATTTCCATCAGCACGTTCAGCTGGAGCCCCTCCTTCTGA